The genome window ATACATTGAAAATGACAGTATCTGTGAAAGCTCTTCGTGGACCTCATGCAAAACTCAGGATGGCTGTAGAGGCAATAATACTCGATCCAAAGATTCTTCTGTTGTCATTGAGCTAAATAATAGAGTGCTTGATTCATCAGCCCCTAAGGCACAGTCTGACGATTCTAAAGCATTCCTCAAGGAGAAATCTCAGGGTTCAAAGAGGAAGGGAGATCTTGAATTTGAGATGCAGCTCGAGATGGCTCTTGCCGCAACTGCTGCTGGGACTACTGGCAATAGCACATCATCAGATATGAAAAACATCAATTGTGGTTTATCTACCGAGGCTTCAGCTCTTAAAAAATCAAGAAGAAATAAGAATAAAGAATCTCCTTCTTCCTCCATGGGAGTCTCCGTAGCAGTTGGGGCGGACAAAGTAGGATCTCCATTACATTGGGCGGAAGTATTCTGCACTGGTGAGACGTCGACAGGAAAGTGGGTTCATGTTGATGCTGTCAATGCAATTATAGATGGAGAGCAGAGGGTCGAAGCTGCTGCTACTGCATGCAAAACCTCTTTGAGATATGTAGTCGCCTTTGCTGACCGTGGAGTTAAAGATGTGACCCGCAGGTTTTGCATCCCTCCTGATTTCACAGTTATTCCTTTTGTGTGAATTGTGATGTGCCTTAACTTTTTAACTAAGTACAGGTTGTCGGCCTTCTTCTGCCAGAGTGtatctctgttttcttttcacATGTAAGTTTTTTATTGATAGTTATTGAATCTAAGACCCACCTACTACACCCATCCCTTTATGACATTAGTTAAATCCCAATTAACTCGAGGTCATTTTGATGTTGAGTAAATTTTGTTTATGTGGATATTTCCTCCGATATCTCTCAAATGaaattttgctattgaaatctTCCATTCAGATTCCACAACTGAGTTTTGGAAAACCTTGGAGATATGTGGCAGGTTTGCAAATGGAACATTTATAGAAAAACTTCTCTTTTCTCTAAGAAATTGTTTGATGTACTCTTAAATCTCTAAGATGGTTGATTCCCACTGAACCACTCTCCTTTTGAAATTGTTGAATACTCAAGTTACTCAGGCTCTTAATTTTTTGTTGAACCTGATCAGTTCCAAAAaagacaaagttttcaaataTTCCTTTCGAGACGACCTCTGTTGCATGTTTCCTGCTTGTACATTTGATACAATAATTTAAAAAAGTTTttgcttattattattattttttaaacctTAAAGAAGTTAGTGTAAGTAACCAAAATTTTATGCACTCAACATCATCCAGAGTTGTATCATGTTAATACTACAGGTACTGTACAAAGTGGTACAAGATAGCATCACAACGGATTAATTCAACTTGGTGGGATGCAGTATTGGCACCATTGAGAGAGGTTGAGTCCAGGGAAACTGGAGGTATAATCCATGTGGAGAAACACCATGTTGACACACCAGATGCTCATAGGTAGTTATTATCATCCGCACTTACTGATAATCTCCCACCCAAGAAAATCTTTCAGTGAAGATTGAAAGAGAACATTTTGTAAAGAATTCTATTGTTTCTACCAGGAATTATCTTGAAGATATGGAATTGGAAACTAGAGCACTAACTGAACCTCTTCCAACTAATATGCAGGTATAGTGATGGGTAAGGAAAGACAGACATGGATCTCAGAACGTATTATGCCaataatctttttttaaaacttgttcGCCTGATGCAGGCCTACAGAAATCATCAATTGTATGCAGTTGAAAAATGgcttacaaaacatcaaatactcCATCCGAAGGGCCcaattttgggtttttgttcCAGTCATCCAGTTTATCGTCGGGATTGTGTACAAACACTTAGGACCAAACCGAGATGGCTGCGCGAAGGGCTGCAGGTTAAATCTGAGGAAGTGCCGGCCAAGGTATATGATAGCTGCTGTGCAGGGCTGTGCTAATGTAGTTTTTTTAGGCATTTGTGATAGCTCATCAGCTTAACTTGGCTTATTTTTTACAGGTGTTAAAACATTCTGCCAAGCTTAAGAAATCACAGTTCTCTGAGGATGACGATTATGGTGAACGTGATTCTAAAGGAATTGTTGAACTTTATGGGAAGTGGCAACTAGAACCTATGTGTCTACCTCGTGCTGTGAATGGGATTGTGCCAAAGGTGAATTGTTTTATTTCCCTGTTCATGCTGAAAAGCTCAGATAATTTGTATGAGACAAGCAATTGGCTTCTTAATATTATCACCTATGAGATAGGTGAATATtgacccagtggtagagttataGGGGTGCTATTCAGAGGTTACTTGTTCAATTGTTGGAAATAGCCTCTTTACATATTATGCGGGGGTAAGGTCTACATAAGTCTTGCCTATCCCCTACCCTGCCCATGGCGAGAGCCTTATAAAACAGAcgaacagcctctccacatattatgtgggggtaaggtttgcatacATCATGTCTGTCCTTGACCCAGCCCACTACGTAAGCCTTGTGCGCTGgagttgtttattttttcttaattctctctctttctgtttCTCTCTGTTGAGTTGTATCATGCTGACATTTCTATTTCTGAATTGACATCTAGAATGAGCGTGGTGATGTCGAGGTGTGGTCAGAGAAGTGTCTTCCTCCAGGGACTGTGCATGTGAGGTTGCCTAGGGTATTTTCTGTTGCCAAAAGGCTGGGAGTTGATTACGCACCTGCCATGGTTGGTTTCGAATTTAGGAATGGCAGCTCTATACCTGTTTTTGATGGTATTGTGGTGTGTGCTGAGTTCAAGGATGCAATATTGGAGGTAACTCTACTGCAATTTGTGGTGTATTGTTttctttggaagtgttcaaatCTCATAATAAAATTTCGTCATGACTGTTGGAAACTTAATTTAGGGTTACTGCATACAATCAGTAATTTTGTGCTGCATTTTTTACTTAAAAATTTTCTCCTCGAAGGATGACACTGCTTTTCCTTTCAATGGGTGTGATATATGAAATACTAAATTTGACAAGGAAAATGATGAAATAAACTTGATGGGTATTGAAGAATACTCTGAGAAATTAATTTCAAACAGCTTTTCTGCGGCAAATTATGTTTTCTACTCTCTGTGACAGTTTTATGTATTGTTATGTCCCATGACTGTCAACGTTCATCTGTGGTGagatctttattttttaaatcaaatcTGAGTAACCCTTGATTTCTTGTTCTGCAGGCATTtgctgaagaagaagagagaagagaggttgaagaaaagaaaagaaatgaagcACTAGCTATTTCTAGGTGGTATCAACTTCTTTCGTCCGTTGTAACTCGGCAAAGATTGAACAACcgttatggagagagttcatcaTCGCACATGCCTAGCAATGTCCAGAATGTGAACATGGAATCAAATTCACCGGTTGGTGGCCAGCATGACGCGCAATCTCTTGGCTGCCAGAATGAAGGCAGACACAAAAGGAAACCGAGCGATCCATCAATGGCAGTCGTAGAAGACCATGAACATACATTTTGGATGGAAGATCAGAGTTTTGATGATAGCAACTCAGTCCGTATAAAACGATGTAATTGTGGATTTTCTGTCCAAGTGGAGGAATTATGACCTTCTTATTGACATTTTGTTTTACTTGAACTATTACCGATTTCTTGCTCAAATCTGTTCATTTTGATGGAAAATTATTAAATGAACCTGTTAACATGTGGGTTCCAGTCCTGTAGCGGCTCTAgcaagccttttttttttttttttttttgttttcagtagGCCAGACAATCTTTTACAAAATTTCAAGTCACTGTCAAATTTTGTacttcaagaaaaagaaaaggatgtgcaaattgtgaagaaaatactgaaaaaaatcattaaaagaaCACTGGTAACAGTCAAATTCTTGGAAACCTAAATTAAGTGCCAAGGAAACCCTAAAAACATCACCAATTCTACATGCAGTGACACACACATTGACAAACTAACAACATCAGTTAGCCTACAAATTAACACACAAAACCAACAGGAGGTCGATCAGAAGCTACTACACAAATACTAAAAACTGGGTTCTAATTTTCGA of Tripterygium wilfordii isolate XIE 37 chromosome 13, ASM1340144v1, whole genome shotgun sequence contains these proteins:
- the LOC120013612 gene encoding DNA repair protein RAD4-like, producing MRTRNKSDNDKPSSVWRVLDKVAERANSRNKPGQKKQCDVIQPSVSSGVPENGLERDDKDVIHRNGNGIGDTPQNAGMGSAQDVLLESGDDDIDSDWEDGSISTLDQGGDLFHDHIKEVTIEFNESPDSAGRKPVRRASAEEKELAELVHKVHLLCLLARGRIIDSACDDPLIQASLLSLLPAKLLKISLVLKLTVHDLSPIMSWFHNNFHVTSSVRRKISLHSALCSAIETRGGTLEEIAALFVALLRGLNLATRFVSILDVASLKPSIGRNENSSREACRVRRGIFNTSTVMVDKARQVPISPARSVYIENDSICESSSWTSCKTQDGCRGNNTRSKDSSVVIELNNRVLDSSAPKAQSDDSKAFLKEKSQGSKRKGDLEFEMQLEMALAATAAGTTGNSTSSDMKNINCGLSTEASALKKSRRNKNKESPSSSMGVSVAVGADKVGSPLHWAEVFCTGETSTGKWVHVDAVNAIIDGEQRVEAAATACKTSLRYVVAFADRGVKDVTRRYCTKWYKIASQRINSTWWDAVLAPLREVESRETGGIIHVEKHHVDTPDAHRNYLEDMELETRALTEPLPTNMQAYRNHQLYAVEKWLTKHQILHPKGPILGFCSSHPVYRRDCVQTLRTKPRWLREGLQVKSEEVPAKVLKHSAKLKKSQFSEDDDYGERDSKGIVELYGKWQLEPMCLPRAVNGIVPKNERGDVEVWSEKCLPPGTVHVRLPRVFSVAKRLGVDYAPAMVGFEFRNGSSIPVFDGIVVCAEFKDAILEAFAEEEERREVEEKKRNEALAISRWYQLLSSVVTRQRLNNRYGESSSSHMPSNVQNVNMESNSPVGGQHDAQSLGCQNEGRHKRKPSDPSMAVVEDHEHTFWMEDQSFDDSNSVRIKRCNCGFSVQVEEL